The following proteins come from a genomic window of Paenibacillus spongiae:
- a CDS encoding cadherin-like beta sandwich domain-containing protein, with product MSRRLSMRWKQGVALLLAVTLVLSTFPAASAAGREGQSNEDYQQMADLMKVVYAAMAASDGNDGEKPSEPPGTGGAAPLSAPAGAGAPLSWNMLSKAGGTRLPIIYDGNHPEVKLSADGRYIGFKKFEYKAEPLEIKSVISVYDRVTGVTDNVMGPGSQQTDRMLHFDMSADSRYVAYSFEQNLMDPSAQVYLFDRETRNQTVITAVGGESWDDAYSNRVSMSADGRYVVFDSAAAGLVPEDDDDIRDVFVYDQDDGSIQRISTRAGMEDYDHGNSMAASISGDGRYIAFQTDARLVDDDLNFQSDIYVYDRENDAVPFQRISLGLNGEEADSRSGDPSISADGQVIAFESEASNLVEGDSNEQKDIFVYDRRKAAATRVSLGAGGVQFARESERPVISDDGAYVGFQFAYQWVEDTDDDHDNDEENDLPEEAYVADIASQIAVPVTVPNSPHRLVNPSQRPVVGGGGTLVAYFSNYLDTFGTEEFELPGIFIAARGEAPVWPAGSKLEPSERTDESVKLSWQDAADAGGILGYHVYEDGTIIGYVPYSGAGGSYTAAGLLPGADHLFQVEAVNAGYHESFGGPTYKLGAGGENPGGQLRVTWETDDMRHGMLLAGSELVFTAYGDPGKKADAELTYWVWKNESAPETRKAVLPMTETASTPGMYRITYKMEEGTSELTSLNVKLTDPAKPGEAVEKQAGGFPLQVAGSLAIGFDNPGGASLNGGILSVFSSQYGEQISVLSGSDPVTVRGIVPGKDYTVVLRSADYRYVWAKQEQVRAEAGRTRTISMPVVQPAKARFQIVDPTGLPVSGVRVELFDAKQNYIGFDYSGSDGWTNWEDNLQAGEKLTAKVDIGERLMEPVPNQEVLLAPGANETIVKLKAAGEGLLEGFVRSPSGQPVRNALVTSTQTYRGQQVVRSARTNLEGAYRLSLLAGEAQLEASEGSYQYSTENALQVQIAEGKTTTLDIPVKQPGRGVVNLEVYLKYIDSELIGPVNLEQMGFLTRVESKFGWMTGYFHNAYHFQGNPNDTVSVCVTATIPAYMTACQDVKLDANANGTAKLYLEEKGGRIQGALAKTDHRWVSGRLYKINDKGYKISSGYLGDEDFSDSGFDINIPEPGTYVMELTRQLEGAQGKYEYASVQFTVAEQQILQLGTVGFTGRSYFSTYDGNYFAVSPNRITPGSTVSFRVGYKNGSTSAADNASLLIDIPEGLTPVADAGGRIAVSGDAAAGEAKLEGRTLIVPLGTIASKKSGTVGLQAKVDPAFNKSKVNTSARIRADIGGEQVEEAIGSIQLDAPMVTIDAPDRVFMKTIALSGLAPAGSAVKVYDGKALLGAATAAPSGTWSLEAELPDLGDPGMHALRAETEAGGAKLQSEAAYVSYDTKKPRLLEVAMAQAPSGKWVTMDTRLGVSRLPYTVVPGNPFQFELKFDRPDDVENVYVYLEGQSGEPVKAVRDGGLFRAIAPTGKDSLGDIYVDFDTKPEPFAFDVSDIPALDEMRQSLPPAMRDFELEVTSPFELKNGKSSGTVRLTFPQLEDMTMTVTLTLEPNANYSATPEEIELAQRSGSPLLSGTVGLTETEDGFKTFAKGYVPAAVLFPNGWPAGLKTMQASGEAGAFAPDPTFVAVTTETYTQFGPNGSEFGTFNSIKNQYDGMQGFAEKINKITYKVQASGLDCLSELPRTVKQAGKALVAVVGGEVAKFGLGVWTAAMGLSGAGAVAAAGTSAVIGTKIDNYVDQQIDAVGTGYNQCLNEDVDKEKRKRWKIAKLRWIYDPSGYVYEAVPGNRLSGVKATVLYQDPDSGEWTVWDAGPYEQINPHDTNGEGKYGWDVPPGKWKVVWEKAGYETVSSAELDVPPPHTEVNAGMVSREAPKVKSVQGFTSAGGSYAEVLLTKHVKVTELPAQAVTIMDPEGKVLEGTLSFEKAEANPAGPDGELLSQIVRFTPKSGTLAAGLGYRVKVNAGYFQSYAGVWMNESNEGLFSVSIRDEQGPSAAGAAVEGEGMIIRVTFDEPLEAVADAAKLEWNGSGEAIASAVRSAVEDDANTILISLKEPLAAGETGELKLHAGVVSDMAGNGSKEKTLLVSRQMVSNNAALSGLSIEEGGLTPDFDPERLSYTVEVPSSTEQVRINAVTSDPQAKLVIEGIDALSGAAAAAAIPKDGTIDVRVIAADGKTVRDYTIQVNRKADPVSSDATLSALTVTPGTLTPAFDPVKDAYSVTVGKDVTSLQVTATKNDPKAKSLTINGDAAVSGTAMAVAIPADGLITIAVTAEDGTTVRSYKIQVNREADPVSSDATLSALTVTPGTLTPAFDPAKDAYSVTVGKDVTSLQVTATKNDPKAKSLTVNGDAAVSGTAMAVAIPADGLITVAVTAEDGTTVRSYKIQVNREADPVSSDATLSALTVTPGKLTPAFDPARNAYSITLGIGVSKLHVKATMNDPKAKSLTINGKDAVSGTSMTVTIPAGESRVEIVVTAEDGKKTATYDIQVKRNNPGPGPGPGPGPGPGPGPDPDEAVIKTEKFTSGNGGSGLLIALRSRAIEKALQSDANGQKRLNVEVGEQASEYVMRLTADTLAELKKHNASLVFKPGAMLASIPASMIQSAVLPSGASWNLSFAEVTAQQEKAYAEAAARQSGKALKPIGKPMIIELEMMQGQQSTPVELQSGHSILIELSADTAQQQALYRFNPSFSSWQYVWNQEAASMEKRIAFPIRSSGHYAVLAYTNTFTDIAGHWAAPDIRWTAQRLLVKGATPKLFMPNQAVTRAEFTVLLVRAIGLTIAESDKGDARFADVGKGDWYYPEVEAAAAEGLMQGVMGSRLSPNAPITREEMAVMVWRAYAWLHDADDSRPNYKLLDKFKDKGRISGWAKKAIALSLQAGLIEGTSPVTFEPGGFATRAQAAVIVKRLLSGL from the coding sequence ATGAGTCGTAGGTTAAGCATGAGATGGAAACAGGGAGTGGCGCTGCTGCTTGCAGTAACGCTGGTTTTGTCGACCTTTCCGGCAGCGTCGGCCGCCGGCCGGGAAGGGCAAAGCAACGAAGATTATCAACAGATGGCGGATCTTATGAAGGTAGTCTATGCCGCGATGGCGGCATCAGACGGGAATGATGGAGAGAAGCCGAGCGAGCCCCCGGGAACGGGCGGCGCAGCGCCCTTATCGGCGCCGGCAGGGGCGGGGGCGCCATTGTCCTGGAACATGCTGTCCAAGGCTGGCGGAACCAGGCTCCCGATAATCTACGACGGGAATCATCCGGAAGTGAAGCTGAGTGCTGACGGGCGCTACATCGGCTTCAAAAAATTCGAGTACAAAGCGGAACCTCTGGAGATCAAGTCGGTCATCTCCGTTTACGACCGCGTGACCGGCGTCACGGATAACGTGATGGGCCCGGGCAGCCAGCAGACGGACCGAATGCTGCATTTCGATATGAGCGCCGACTCACGATACGTCGCTTACTCGTTTGAGCAGAATTTGATGGACCCATCGGCGCAAGTCTATTTATTCGACCGCGAAACCCGGAATCAAACCGTCATTACGGCCGTGGGCGGAGAGAGTTGGGATGATGCGTATTCGAACAGGGTGTCGATGAGCGCGGATGGCCGTTATGTCGTATTCGACTCGGCTGCCGCCGGTCTCGTGCCGGAAGACGACGACGACATCCGCGACGTATTCGTGTACGACCAAGACGACGGTTCGATTCAGCGCATCAGCACGCGCGCAGGAATGGAAGACTACGATCATGGCAACAGCATGGCTGCTTCCATCAGCGGCGACGGACGCTATATCGCGTTCCAGACGGATGCGAGACTCGTTGATGACGACTTAAATTTCCAGTCGGATATTTATGTCTATGACCGCGAGAACGATGCTGTCCCGTTCCAACGCATCAGCCTCGGGTTGAACGGAGAGGAAGCCGATTCCCGCAGCGGCGATCCGTCCATCAGCGCGGATGGGCAAGTGATTGCCTTTGAATCGGAGGCGAGCAACCTCGTTGAAGGCGATTCAAACGAACAGAAAGATATTTTTGTCTATGACCGGAGAAAGGCAGCTGCAACCCGGGTGTCATTGGGTGCGGGCGGGGTCCAATTCGCACGGGAGAGCGAGCGTCCGGTCATCAGCGACGACGGAGCGTACGTCGGATTTCAGTTCGCTTACCAATGGGTAGAGGATACGGACGACGACCACGACAACGACGAAGAGAACGATCTCCCCGAGGAGGCATACGTGGCGGATATCGCCTCGCAGATTGCCGTTCCCGTGACCGTGCCGAACAGTCCTCACCGGTTGGTCAATCCGAGCCAACGCCCGGTCGTCGGAGGCGGCGGAACGCTCGTCGCGTATTTCTCGAATTATTTGGACACCTTCGGCACGGAGGAGTTCGAGCTTCCGGGTATATTCATTGCAGCCAGAGGCGAAGCGCCCGTCTGGCCTGCGGGGAGCAAGCTGGAGCCGTCCGAACGGACGGACGAGAGCGTGAAGCTGAGCTGGCAGGATGCCGCCGATGCAGGCGGAATACTCGGCTACCATGTGTATGAGGACGGAACGATTATCGGCTATGTGCCATACTCGGGCGCGGGCGGCTCTTATACGGCAGCGGGACTCCTGCCGGGCGCCGATCACCTGTTCCAGGTGGAAGCGGTGAACGCAGGGTATCACGAAAGCTTCGGCGGCCCGACCTACAAACTGGGTGCGGGCGGCGAGAATCCGGGCGGCCAGCTGCGCGTCACCTGGGAAACCGACGACATGAGACACGGAATGCTGCTCGCGGGCAGCGAGCTGGTCTTTACTGCATACGGCGATCCGGGCAAGAAGGCCGATGCCGAGCTGACGTATTGGGTATGGAAGAACGAATCGGCACCGGAGACGCGCAAAGCGGTACTGCCTATGACGGAAACCGCATCGACTCCGGGCATGTACAGGATCACCTATAAAATGGAGGAAGGCACCAGCGAATTGACTTCGTTGAACGTCAAATTGACGGACCCCGCAAAACCGGGCGAGGCGGTGGAGAAGCAGGCGGGCGGTTTTCCGTTACAAGTGGCGGGCAGCCTGGCCATCGGGTTCGACAACCCGGGAGGGGCAAGTCTGAACGGCGGCATTCTGTCGGTGTTCAGCAGTCAATACGGCGAACAGATATCCGTTCTGTCCGGATCGGATCCCGTTACCGTCCGGGGAATCGTGCCGGGCAAAGACTATACCGTCGTGCTTCGCTCCGCGGATTATCGCTATGTGTGGGCAAAGCAGGAGCAGGTGCGGGCGGAGGCCGGACGGACGCGGACCATCAGCATGCCGGTCGTGCAGCCTGCGAAGGCCCGGTTCCAAATCGTCGATCCGACCGGTCTGCCGGTTAGCGGCGTTCGGGTCGAGCTGTTTGATGCGAAGCAGAATTACATCGGTTTCGATTACAGTGGCAGCGATGGTTGGACGAATTGGGAGGATAACCTGCAGGCGGGAGAGAAGCTGACCGCCAAGGTGGACATCGGTGAACGGCTGATGGAGCCGGTGCCGAATCAAGAGGTGCTGCTCGCGCCGGGCGCGAATGAGACAATCGTCAAGCTGAAGGCAGCGGGAGAAGGCCTGCTGGAAGGGTTCGTAAGGTCCCCGTCCGGCCAGCCCGTGAGGAACGCGCTGGTTACGTCGACGCAAACCTATCGCGGCCAGCAGGTCGTCCGCTCGGCGAGAACCAATCTGGAGGGCGCTTACCGGCTGTCGCTGCTGGCGGGAGAAGCGCAGCTGGAGGCATCGGAAGGTTCCTACCAGTACAGTACGGAGAACGCCCTCCAGGTCCAGATCGCCGAGGGTAAGACGACTACGCTGGACATTCCGGTGAAGCAGCCGGGCCGCGGCGTCGTCAATCTCGAGGTATATTTGAAATATATCGACAGCGAGTTGATCGGGCCTGTCAATCTGGAGCAGATGGGCTTCCTTACGCGAGTGGAATCGAAATTCGGCTGGATGACGGGTTATTTTCACAATGCTTATCATTTCCAGGGCAATCCGAACGATACCGTATCCGTATGCGTCACCGCCACGATTCCGGCTTACATGACGGCGTGTCAGGACGTGAAGCTGGATGCGAACGCGAACGGAACCGCCAAACTGTATTTGGAAGAAAAGGGCGGGCGCATCCAAGGTGCGCTGGCGAAAACCGATCACCGTTGGGTTTCGGGAAGACTCTACAAGATTAACGATAAAGGGTACAAAATATCGTCGGGGTACCTCGGGGACGAAGATTTCTCGGACAGCGGCTTCGATATCAACATTCCGGAGCCGGGCACCTACGTCATGGAGCTCACCCGGCAGCTCGAGGGCGCACAAGGGAAATACGAGTATGCGAGCGTGCAATTCACGGTCGCGGAGCAGCAGATTTTGCAGCTGGGGACGGTCGGGTTCACGGGCAGAAGCTATTTCTCTACTTATGACGGCAATTATTTCGCGGTATCGCCGAATCGGATCACGCCCGGCAGTACCGTCAGTTTCAGGGTCGGTTACAAGAACGGCAGCACATCGGCTGCCGATAATGCAAGCTTGCTGATCGACATACCGGAAGGGCTGACCCCCGTGGCGGACGCGGGCGGGCGCATCGCCGTTAGCGGGGACGCGGCGGCAGGGGAAGCCAAGCTGGAAGGGCGGACGCTGATCGTGCCGCTCGGAACGATTGCCTCGAAGAAATCCGGCACAGTCGGCCTTCAGGCCAAAGTCGATCCGGCATTTAATAAGAGCAAGGTCAATACGTCGGCCCGCATTCGCGCCGATATCGGCGGCGAACAGGTGGAGGAGGCGATTGGCAGCATACAGCTGGACGCGCCGATGGTAACGATTGACGCGCCGGACCGGGTGTTTATGAAGACGATTGCCCTGAGCGGACTTGCGCCCGCGGGCAGCGCCGTGAAGGTATATGACGGCAAGGCGCTGCTGGGCGCCGCGACCGCCGCGCCGTCGGGGACGTGGAGCCTGGAGGCTGAGCTGCCCGATCTGGGCGATCCGGGGATGCACGCGCTGCGCGCCGAGACGGAGGCCGGCGGCGCGAAGCTTCAGTCGGAGGCGGCTTATGTCAGCTACGACACGAAGAAACCGAGGCTGCTTGAGGTTGCGATGGCGCAAGCGCCTTCCGGCAAATGGGTGACGATGGACACGCGCCTGGGCGTTTCCCGTCTTCCGTATACCGTCGTTCCGGGAAATCCGTTCCAATTCGAGCTGAAATTCGATCGGCCGGACGATGTCGAGAACGTGTACGTTTATTTGGAGGGGCAGAGCGGAGAACCGGTGAAAGCCGTGAGGGACGGCGGCCTATTCCGCGCGATCGCTCCGACCGGCAAAGATTCCCTCGGCGACATCTATGTCGATTTCGATACGAAGCCGGAACCGTTCGCGTTCGACGTCAGCGACATACCGGCGCTCGACGAGATGCGGCAATCGCTTCCGCCGGCCATGCGCGACTTCGAGCTTGAGGTGACGTCTCCGTTCGAGCTGAAGAACGGCAAATCTTCGGGAACCGTGCGGCTGACGTTCCCTCAATTGGAAGATATGACGATGACGGTTACGCTCACGCTTGAGCCGAACGCGAATTATTCGGCCACGCCGGAGGAGATCGAGCTTGCCCAGCGTTCGGGAAGTCCGCTGCTAAGCGGCACGGTCGGACTGACGGAAACGGAAGACGGGTTCAAGACATTCGCGAAGGGTTACGTGCCGGCGGCAGTCCTGTTCCCGAACGGCTGGCCTGCCGGATTGAAAACGATGCAGGCATCCGGCGAGGCGGGCGCGTTCGCTCCCGACCCGACTTTCGTGGCCGTGACGACGGAGACGTACACGCAGTTCGGTCCGAACGGTTCGGAGTTCGGGACGTTCAACTCCATTAAGAACCAATATGACGGCATGCAGGGATTCGCCGAAAAAATCAACAAAATAACGTACAAAGTCCAAGCGAGCGGTTTAGATTGCCTATCGGAGCTTCCGCGCACGGTCAAGCAGGCGGGCAAAGCGCTTGTCGCCGTCGTCGGGGGCGAAGTCGCCAAGTTCGGGCTCGGCGTCTGGACCGCGGCGATGGGGCTATCGGGCGCAGGGGCGGTGGCGGCCGCGGGCACATCGGCGGTGATCGGGACCAAGATTGACAATTATGTCGACCAGCAAATCGATGCCGTCGGCACGGGCTACAACCAATGCCTGAACGAAGATGTCGATAAGGAGAAACGCAAGCGGTGGAAAATCGCCAAGCTGCGCTGGATCTACGACCCAAGCGGCTATGTGTACGAAGCCGTGCCCGGGAACCGGCTGAGCGGCGTAAAGGCGACGGTGCTCTATCAGGATCCGGATAGCGGGGAATGGACCGTGTGGGATGCGGGTCCATATGAGCAAATCAACCCGCATGATACGAATGGAGAAGGCAAATACGGCTGGGATGTCCCGCCGGGCAAGTGGAAGGTCGTCTGGGAGAAAGCCGGCTACGAAACGGTATCGAGTGCCGAGCTGGACGTTCCTCCGCCGCATACGGAAGTGAATGCGGGGATGGTATCCAGGGAAGCGCCGAAGGTGAAGTCCGTCCAAGGCTTCACATCTGCGGGCGGAAGCTACGCAGAGGTACTGCTGACCAAGCATGTGAAGGTAACGGAGCTCCCGGCTCAAGCCGTGACGATAATGGATCCCGAAGGAAAAGTGCTGGAAGGGACGTTGTCCTTCGAGAAAGCGGAGGCGAACCCGGCGGGTCCGGATGGCGAGCTGCTGTCGCAAATCGTCCGGTTTACGCCGAAGAGCGGCACGCTGGCGGCGGGATTGGGATATCGAGTAAAGGTGAACGCCGGATATTTCCAGAGCTATGCGGGCGTTTGGATGAATGAAAGTAATGAGGGCTTGTTCTCAGTCAGCATTCGCGATGAACAAGGTCCATCCGCCGCAGGCGCGGCAGTCGAAGGAGAAGGGATGATTATTCGCGTCACCTTCGACGAGCCCTTGGAGGCTGTGGCCGACGCGGCGAAATTGGAATGGAACGGCAGCGGAGAAGCAATCGCATCGGCGGTTCGATCCGCGGTCGAGGATGACGCAAACACCATTCTCATCAGCTTGAAAGAACCGCTGGCGGCCGGGGAAACCGGCGAACTGAAGCTGCATGCCGGGGTGGTCTCCGACATGGCTGGCAACGGCTCGAAGGAGAAGACGCTGCTCGTTTCCAGGCAGATGGTTTCGAACAATGCCGCGCTGTCGGGACTTTCAATAGAAGAAGGCGGGTTGACGCCTGACTTTGATCCTGAGCGGCTGTCCTATACCGTGGAGGTGCCGTCTTCCACAGAGCAGGTTCGGATTAATGCGGTAACGAGCGATCCGCAAGCGAAGTTAGTCATTGAAGGCATCGATGCCTTAAGCGGCGCGGCGGCCGCTGCAGCCATTCCGAAGGACGGCACTATTGATGTCCGCGTCATCGCGGCGGATGGCAAAACCGTCCGCGACTACACGATTCAAGTGAACCGTAAAGCGGATCCTGTATCGAGCGACGCGACGCTCTCGGCGCTGACGGTAACGCCGGGCACGCTGACGCCGGCATTCGATCCGGTGAAGGATGCATACAGCGTCACCGTAGGCAAAGATGTGACGTCGCTGCAAGTAACGGCGACGAAGAACGATCCGAAGGCGAAGAGCCTGACGATCAACGGCGATGCCGCCGTGAGCGGCACGGCGATGGCGGTAGCTATTCCGGCCGATGGCCTGATCACCATCGCCGTGACCGCGGAGGATGGAACGACCGTGCGGTCGTATAAGATCCAAGTGAACCGCGAAGCGGATCCGGTATCGAGCGACGCGACGCTCTCGGCGCTGACGGTAACGCCGGGTACGCTGACGCCGGCATTCGATCCGGCGAAGGATGCCTACAGCGTCACCGTAGGCAAAGATGTGACGTCGCTGCAAGTAACGGCGACGAAGAACGATCCGAAGGCGAAGAGCCTGACGGTCAACGGCGATGCCGCCGTGAGCGGCACGGCGATGGCGGTAGCTATCCCGGCCGATGGCCTGATCACCGTCGCCGTGACCGCGGAGGATGGAACGACCGTGCGGTCGTATAAGATCCAAGTGAACCGCGAGGCGGATCCGGTATCGAGCGATGCGACGCTCTCGGCGCTAACGGTAACGCCGGGTAAGCTGACGCCGGCATTCGATCCGGCGAGGAATGCATACAGCATCACACTGGGTATAGGAGTCTCGAAGCTGCATGTGAAGGCGACAATGAATGATCCGAAGGCGAAGAGTCTGACGATTAACGGCAAAGATGCCGTGAGCGGCACGTCAATGACCGTGACCATCCCGGCTGGAGAAAGCCGAGTCGAAATCGTCGTGACCGCAGAGGACGGCAAGAAGACCGCGACATACGACATTCAAGTCAAGCGAAACAACCCTGGACCCGGCCCGGGCCCCGGACCTGGTCCAGGACCGGGACCAGGTCCGGATCCGGACGAAGCCGTGATAAAGACGGAGAAGTTCACAAGCGGCAATGGCGGATCAGGACTGCTGATTGCACTCCGGAGCAGAGCGATCGAGAAGGCTCTGCAGTCCGATGCCAACGGACAAAAGCGGTTGAATGTTGAAGTCGGCGAGCAGGCGAGCGAATATGTGATGCGCCTTACTGCCGACACGCTGGCCGAGTTGAAGAAACATAACGCCAGCCTCGTCTTTAAACCGGGTGCCATGCTGGCCTCGATACCGGCAAGCATGATCCAATCGGCCGTGCTGCCGTCCGGCGCTTCTTGGAATCTCTCGTTTGCCGAGGTCACGGCTCAACAGGAGAAGGCTTACGCCGAAGCCGCGGCCCGGCAGAGCGGAAAAGCGCTGAAGCCGATCGGGAAGCCGATGATCATCGAGCTGGAAATGATGCAAGGACAACAAAGTACGCCGGTCGAGCTGCAGTCCGGTCATTCGATTCTCATTGAACTGTCGGCCGATACGGCTCAGCAGCAAGCTCTATACCGGTTCAATCCGAGCTTCAGCAGCTGGCAGTACGTCTGGAATCAAGAAGCGGCAAGCATGGAGAAACGCATCGCGTTCCCGATTCGCTCATCCGGGCATTATGCCGTCTTGGCGTATACGAATACGTTCACGGATATCGCGGGACATTGGGCGGCGCCGGACATACGCTGGACGGCGCAGCGGCTTCTCGTCAAAGGCGCAACGCCGAAATTGTTCATGCCGAATCAAGCGGTAACGCGCGCCGAATTCACTGTGCTGCTCGTAAGAGCAATAGGCCTTACGATCGCAGAGTCTGATAAAGGGGACGCGAGGTTTGCCGATGTTGGCAAGGGGGACTGGTATTACCCCGAGGTGGAAGCGGCCGCCGCTGAGGGACTGATGCAGGGAGTAATGGGCAGCCGGTTATCGCCGAATGCACCGATTACCAGGGAAGAGATGGCCGTTATGGTTTGGCGGGCGTATGCGTGGCTGCATGATGCCGATGATAGTCGGCCGAATTACAAGCTGCTCGACAAATTCAAAGACAAAGGCCGAATAAGCGGCTGGGCTAAGAAGGCCATCGCCCTTTCCCTTCAGGCAGGGCTTATCGAAGGAACTTCACCCGTGACCTTCGAGCCTGGAGGATTTGCGACAAGAGCGCAAGCTGCCGTCATCGTGAAACGGCTGCTGTCAGGACTGTAA
- a CDS encoding glycoside hydrolase family 127 protein, which yields MAQAETAAIKSWQSVPFTKVAIDDAFWQPRLKVLKSTTMKACLDKCEETGRIANFAIAGGLMEGKFEGIYYNDSDVYKVLEGAAYALMTDRDPELESEIDRIIDLIAAAQESDGYLCTYFTLEAPDRKWSDMEKHEMYNGGHLIEAAVAYFEATGKRKLLDVACRMADHYDRVFGPGKRHWVEGHEEIELALVKLYRTTGEERYWKLALWLLEERGRGHGVGAIWDKEEWGPAYCQDDVPVRDIEKVTGHAVRAMYLYTAMADVVHASGDAAYVDALHRVWAHTVERNMYVTGGIGPSRHNEGFTHDYDLPNESAYCETCAAIAMAFWNHRMNLLFGDAKYADVVEREMYNGALAGISLSGDKFFYVNPLASKGDHHRVEWFGTSCCPTNLARFLPSIGQYAYASSDDGLVVNQYMNGEAALEVKNGTNVKVKQSTAYPWDGRIELTVSPDRADRFAVRLRVPGWCRGYKLTVPDGQVPGSEGLVDNGYLVLDRHWMPGDNVILELDMPVGVVRSRPEVEANQGRLALQRGPIVYCMEQTDNPELSCDDFTLAAREPLSVEHREDLLGGVTVLRGKAAEGKSCLFIPYYAWDNREAGFMQVWVREAEDRHLYRY from the coding sequence ATGGCTCAAGCAGAAACAGCGGCGATTAAAAGCTGGCAGAGCGTACCCTTTACGAAGGTTGCGATCGATGATGCCTTCTGGCAGCCGCGACTGAAGGTGCTGAAGAGCACGACAATGAAGGCCTGTCTGGACAAATGCGAGGAAACCGGACGCATAGCCAATTTCGCCATAGCCGGCGGATTGATGGAAGGCAAATTCGAGGGCATTTACTACAACGACTCCGACGTGTATAAGGTGCTTGAAGGGGCTGCTTATGCCCTGATGACGGACCGGGATCCCGAGCTGGAATCGGAGATCGACCGGATTATCGATCTAATAGCCGCGGCGCAGGAATCGGATGGCTACTTATGCACCTATTTCACGCTGGAAGCGCCCGACCGCAAATGGTCGGACATGGAGAAGCATGAGATGTACAACGGCGGCCACTTGATCGAGGCGGCGGTTGCCTATTTCGAAGCGACGGGCAAAAGGAAGCTGCTCGACGTTGCCTGCAGAATGGCCGACCATTATGACCGTGTGTTTGGTCCGGGCAAGCGGCACTGGGTGGAAGGGCATGAAGAAATCGAACTTGCGCTTGTGAAGCTGTATCGCACCACCGGCGAGGAACGCTATTGGAAGCTTGCGCTCTGGCTGCTGGAAGAACGGGGCCGCGGCCATGGCGTCGGAGCGATTTGGGACAAAGAGGAGTGGGGGCCGGCTTACTGCCAGGACGATGTTCCCGTTCGGGACATCGAGAAGGTAACCGGCCACGCTGTACGGGCGATGTATCTGTACACCGCAATGGCGGATGTCGTGCATGCCTCGGGCGATGCGGCGTATGTCGACGCGCTGCACCGGGTTTGGGCACATACGGTAGAGCGGAATATGTATGTGACGGGCGGTATCGGACCGTCCCGGCACAATGAAGGCTTTACGCATGACTATGATCTGCCGAATGAATCCGCCTATTGCGAGACCTGTGCGGCCATTGCCATGGCGTTCTGGAATCACCGGATGAACCTGCTGTTCGGCGATGCGAAATATGCGGATGTCGTGGAACGGGAGATGTACAACGGGGCATTGGCCGGCATCTCGCTGTCAGGCGACAAATTCTTCTATGTCAATCCGCTGGCGTCGAAGGGAGATCATCATCGCGTAGAATGGTTCGGCACCTCCTGCTGCCCGACGAACCTGGCCAGATTCCTGCCCTCGATCGGCCAGTATGCCTATGCATCGTCGGATGACGGCCTTGTCGTCAATCAATACATGAATGGCGAAGCGGCGCTGGAAGTGAAGAACGGGACGAACGTCAAGGTGAAGCAGAGCACAGCCTACCCTTGGGATGGACGAATCGAGCTGACGGTTTCTCCGGATCGGGCGGACAGGTTCGCGGTTCGGCTGCGCGTTCCCGGCTGGTGCAGAGGGTATAAGTTAACGGTTCCAGACGGCCAAGTGCCGGGCTCGGAAGGATTAGTCGACAATGGCTATCTTGTTCTGGACCGCCATTGGATGCCGGGGGACAACGTTATATTGGAGCTCGATATGCCGGTTGGAGTCGTCCGGTCAAGACCGGAGGTAGAAGCGAACCAGGGCAGGCTTGCCCTCCAGCGCGGACCAATTGTATACTGCATGGAGCAGACCGATAATCCGGAGCTGTCATGCGACGACTTTACCCTGGCGGCGCGTGAACCGCTATCGGTCGAGCACCGGGAGGATCTGCTCGGCGGCGTAACTGTTCTGAGGGGCAAAGCGGCGGAAGGGAAGTCTTGTTTGTTCATCCCTTATTATGCGTGGGATAACCGGGAGGCCGGGTTCATGCAGGTATGGGTTCGCGAGGCGGAAGACCGGCATTTATACCGCTACTAA
- a CDS encoding OsmC family protein: MAVQTFKASAHLQEGVVVKVRSRNFELTIDEPKSLGGTDTGMNPVEALLGSLGACQSIVARVYARKFDIRLEDFRVEVEGDIDLDGFFDKSDVRRGYSDIRYTFHIKTDAPRERVEEFVAYLEKQCPVGDTIAAPVNMKLSGIVIEN; this comes from the coding sequence ATGGCCGTTCAAACATTCAAAGCATCCGCGCATTTGCAAGAAGGAGTCGTCGTGAAAGTCCGTTCCCGGAATTTCGAGCTGACGATTGACGAGCCGAAGAGTCTGGGAGGAACGGATACGGGGATGAACCCGGTCGAAGCGCTGCTGGGCTCGCTCGGCGCATGCCAGTCGATTGTTGCCAGAGTCTATGCAAGAAAATTCGATATCCGTCTCGAGGATTTCCGGGTGGAAGTCGAAGGCGATATCGATCTGGACGGCTTCTTCGACAAGTCCGATGTCCGCCGGGGTTATTCCGATATCCGCTATACCTTCCATATCAAGACCGATGCGCCGAGAGAGCGCGTCGAGGAATTCGTTGCGTATCTGGAGAAGCAGTGCCCGGTAGGGGATACGATCGCAGCTCCGGTTAACATGAAGCTGAGCGGCATCGTTATTGAGAACTAA